The Kribbella shirazensis genomic interval GGCATCCGGGTTGGTCGTATCCGGTGCCGAGGCGGCTGGGTAGGTCGCCTGCGCTGCCGAGGCGGCCGGGTGCGTCGCCTGCGGAGCCGAGGCGGCCGGGTATGCCGTGGGCGGGTCCGACGGATGCGCGGCGTGGGGTTCTGGGAGCGCCTGGTGTGCGGTGCTTGGTTGTGCCGGCGCGGGGTCGTGGTCGGAGGGCGCGGGGTGGTGGTCAGGGGGCGTGGGGTCGGCGTGGGCGACTGGGGCGAACGGGGACGGGCCGGTGAAGGACGCCGGCTCTTCGTCACCGGTTGCAAGTTCCGGGTCGGGTACTGCGGGGATCTCGGCCGTCGGCGCGTCGTCGTCCAGCCCGTCAGCCGTCCCGAACGACGCGTCCGCCTGCTCCGCACCTACGGACGCGAACGGGGAGTCGGCCGCACCCGTCCCGCCAGACGCGAACGGCGGCTCCGCTGTGCTCGCCCCGCCGGGTGCGAACGGCGAATCGGCTGTCACCGACCCAGGTACGGACGGCGAATCCGCCGCAGCCGGGGCCTGTTGATCGAGCGGGGTGAGCGGCGAGGTGGGGGCCGACGCGGGGTGGGTGGGCGGAGTGAAGGGTCGGTCGGTGGGAGGCGCGTCGTTCGAGGTAGGCGCAGACGGTGAGTCGGCGGTACCGGCGGGGGCCGCTGACGCGAAGGGCGAATCGGCTGCGCCCGCTGCGCCGGGCGCTGGCGCGAAGGGTGAGTTGGGCGGGGCCTGGTGGGTCGTGGGGTCCTCTACCCATTGGCCGTTGATCCAGGAGGGGCCGGTCCACTCGGTGGAGGGGTGGGGGGCGGTGTCTTCGGCGAAGGGGTTGTATTCGCTGGTGGCTTCGTCGGCGGTCCAGGCGGGTTGTTCAGCCGTTTCCCAGTCCTGGTCGGCGGTGGGCGCGGTGGTGGCGGGGGCGTCGGCGAAGAGGCTGTTGTAGAAGTCTTCGCCTTCGTAGCGGCCGCCGCCTACGCGCGGGGGTTCGGAGGACGGGAGGGTGGGGTCGTACGTCGGGTGTGCGGTGGGGAGGCCGCTGGTGGGGACGTTGTCGGGAAGGTAGGTGCCGGGGGCAGGTCCGCCGGGACCGATCCCAGATCCACCAGCCCCAGGCACACCGGTCCCGGGTGCGCCGTATGTGGGTGCGCCGTAGGTGGGTGCCCCAGGGCCGGAAGCGGCAGGGGGTCCGGCGTTGGGGTCGAGCGTGGGCTCGGCGGCAGGTTCGGGGGTGTCGGGTTTGCGGCGGCGTAGCCAGCCTTGTTTCTTGGTGGTGATGCCGTACTCGTCCGCCGGATGCGCCGGCTGCTCGGTGGGCGGGCTGTCGATGGGCTGGCCGGTGAAGGGGCTGATACCGGGTGGGACGACGTACGACTCCTCGTCCTCCGCCGGCAGGTTGTCTCCGATCACGGGAGCTTCAACGACCGAGACCTCGGCAGTGTCAGGGTCTTCGGGGAAACTTGCCTGTTCTGCAACGTTCCGGGTGAAGTCGTCGGCCGCGGCGACGCCCGCCGCGAGATCGGGCTGCAGCGGTGAGCGCGGGTCGATCCGGAAGGGCGCGAAGAACGCCCCGAGCGTCTCCGCGGTGATCCCGGGGCCGAGCGCGCTGCGGATCAGGGCGACACCGTACGGACGGAGCTCGTCGCGGCCGCCGGCGTAGTCGGCCCACCCCGCGACCCACTCGATCATCTCGTCGGCGGCGGCCTCGTCCGACGTGATCCACTGACCGATCGGGGCGAATCCGTCGTCGGCCGGCTGCCACGGGTCGCCGGGGTACGACGCGCGCGCCCACGTCCCGTTGAACGCGCCGTACACGAACCCGAGCTCGCCCGCCGCCTGCCGCTGCCGGACCTCCGGCTGCCCGATCCACTCCGGTGAACCGGCGAGCAGGTCCTCGCCCCCGGTCCGGCTGTGCTGCGTGTGGAACCCCCACAGCACAGCCCGCCCGTCGGCGAGCCGGGCCATCCGCAGCACCGACGCGGTCTCGTCCTGGTGGTGGTACCCGTCCGCGTCGGCGTACCAGCGCCGGTCGAACCCGGTGGCATGGGCGACCGCGGCGAGGGCGCTCCAGCGAGCGCGCAACTCCTCCGGGTCGTCCAGGTCAACGAGCGGCATCAGGTCTCCAAGCACACGCGGAATCCAGGCCCCCGACGCTACCCGAGCGCTCCTCGCCTTACCACTCACCGGTCATGGGGCCTCCCGTCCTGGACTGAGGAGCGGAGCGACGAGGGAAGGACGGGAGTTACAGCCCCATGACCCGCCGCGCCGGAGGCGTGGCATCAGTAGAGTCCACAGGCTCCAGGATGGCGACGCACTCGATGTGATGTGTCATCCCGAACAGGTCGAAGGCCCGCAGCGACGCGATCCCGTAGCCGAACTGCCCGAACGTCTTCAGGTCCCGTGCCAGCGCCGCCGGGTCGCACGCCACGTACGCCACCCGTCGCGGCCCGAGCGCGGCGATCCGCCGTACGACGTCCTTCCCGGCGCCGGTCCGCGGCGGGTCCAGGACCACGAGATCGACATGTTCGAGGCCCTGGCCGGCCGCCGTGTTCAGGACCCGGTCGACGTCACCGTTCTCCAGCGTCACGCCGTCCAGGTCGTGCAGGTTCCGACGGGCGTTCCGGACCGCGTCCTTGTCGCCCTCGATCGCCAGCACGGCACACCCGGCCTCGGCCAGGAACGCGGCGAACAGCCCGACCCCGGAGTACAGGTCGAGCGCAGCCTCACCGGCCACCGGCTCCAGCCCACTCAGTACGGCGTCCACCAGCGTCTCCGGCGCCGCCGGGTGCACCTGCCAGAACCCACCGGCCTCCACCAGGAACCGTCGGCCCCGCACCACCTCGACGAGCCGCTCCCCCGCGTCCTTGTCGGTCAGTACGGCGGTCTTGCCCTCCGACGACACCACCGCCTGCACCGACGACACGTCCGGCCACCGCGAACTCAGTACGTCGGGAGTCCCCGGATGCGCGATCAGGCACTCCTCGATCGGCACCAGATCGTGCGAGCGGTGGGCGTACATCCCGGGCCGCCCGTCCACGACGGCGTACCGCATCCGGGTCCGCCAGCCGAGCCCGTCGTCACCGGGCGACTCCATCACCACGGTCCGCTCGATCCCGCCGATCCGCCGCAGCGTGTCCGACACGACCGTCGCCTTCAGCCGCCGCTGCTCGACGATGTTGGCGTGCTGGAAGTCACAGCCTCCGCACAGCCCCGGTCCGGCGTACGGGCACGGCGGCTCGATCCGCTGCGGGGACGGCGTGAGCACCTGAACCGCGTCCGCGCGCAGGTACTTCGCCGTCTGCTCCGTGATCCGGGCGTGCACCAGCTCGCCCGGCAGCGCGTGCCGCACGAAGACCACCTGGCCCTCGTGCCGTGCCACACAATGTCCCCCGTGGGCGACCGGCCCCACCTCCAGCTCGACAACCGTGCCGACCAGACTGTCCCCGTTGTCCGTCACCGATCTCCTGTCGTCTTGCGGGCGCCGCGCCGTACCTGGCCGGCCACCCGTTCCACCCGGTCCTGCCGCTCCTCGGCTCCCTGCGACGAGAGCAACTGATAAGGAACGGACGTAACCATCACACCAGGTGTGAACAAGAGCCGCCCCTTGAGCCGCAGCGCGCTCTGGTTGTGCAGGAAGTGCTCCCACCAGTGCCCGACGACGTACTCCGGGATGTAGACCATCACGACGTCCCGCGGCGACTGCCGCCGGATGTCGCGGACGTACTGCAGGATCGGCCGGGTGATCTCGCGGTACGGCGAGGCGAGCCGCTTCAGCGGGATCGGGATACCGCGCGCCTCCCAGTCGGCCTGCAGCGCGTCCGACTCGTCGCGGTCGACGTCGACCGTGACGGCCTCCAGTTGGTACGGGCGGGCCGCCTTGGCGAACGCCAGCGCCCGCAGGGTCGGCTTGTGCAGCTTGGAGACCAGCACGATCGAGTGCACCCGGGACGGCAGCATCAGCGGCTCGTCGCCTTCGGCCGCCATCTGCTTGCGGACCGTCTCGTAGTGCCGGCGGATGCCCTTCATCAGCAGGAACAGCACCGCCATCGCGATGATCGCGATGTACGCCCCGAGCAGGAACTTGGTGATCAGCACGATGATCAGCACGACGCCGGTCATTGTCAGCCCGATCGCGTTGATGACCCGGGACCGCATCATCCGGGCCCGCTTCCCCGGGTCCTGCTCGTCCTTCAGCAACCGCGTCCAGTGCCGGACCATACCGGTCTGACTGATCGTGAAGGACACGAAGACGCCGACGATGTAGAGCTGGATCAGCCGCGTGACCTCGGCGTCGAAGGCGACGATCAGGAAGATCGCGAACGCGGCCAGGATGACGATGCCGTTGCTGAACGCGAGCCGGTCACCGCGGGTGTGCAGCTGCCGCGGCAGGTAGCCGTCGCGGGCGAGGATCGAGCCGAGCACCGGGAAGCCGTTGAACGCGGTGTTCGCGGCCAGCACGAGGATCACCCCGGTGGCCGCGGCGACCAGGTAGAAGCCCGGCGAGAAGTGGTCGAAGATGCCTTTCGCCAGCTGGCCGATGACCGGGTCCTGGTGGTAGCCGTCCCCGACCGGTACGCCGTCACGCAGCAACTGATGCGAGGGATCCTCCGCGAACCGCACCTTCATCACGTTCGCCAGTGCGACCACGCTCATCATCATCGTGATCGAGATGCAGCCCAGCAGGAGCAGCGTCGTCGCCGCGTTCCTGCTCTTCGGCTTCTTGAACGCGGGCACACCGTTGCTGATCGCCTCGACACCGGTGAGCGCCGCGGAGCCGGACGAGAACGCCCGCAGTACCAGGAACGCCATCGCCAGGCCGCCCGCTCCTTGCGCGAACGCATCCTCCGGGGCGAGGTCGAGGGCCGCCGTCTCGGCGTTCGGCAGGGTCCCGAACAGCATCCGGCCGAACCCGAACGCGGCCATCCCGAGGATGGCGAGCATGAAGATGTACGTCGGAACGGCGAACGCGGCCCCGGACTCGCGGACACCGCGCAGGTTCATCGTGGTCAGGAAGAGCACTGCGATCACCGCGGCGGTGACCTTGTTGTCCTCCAGCGCCGGGATCGCGGACGCGGCGTACTGCGCGGCCGACGAGATCGACACCGCCACGGTGAGGACGTAGTCGACCAGCAGCGCACTCGCGACCGTCAGCCCGGCGGTCGGCCCCAGGTTGACGTTGGCGACCTCGTAGTCGCCGCCACCGGACGGATAGGCGTGCACGTTCTGCCGGTACGACGCGACGACCACGAGCATCACCAGCGCGACGACGATGGCGACCTTCCAGGAGATCGTCAGCGCGGTCAGACCGGCCAGCGACAGGGTCAGGAAGATCTCGTCCGGGGCGTAGGCGACCGAAGACAGAGCGTCGCTGGCGAACACGGGCAGGGCGATCCGCTTCGGCAGCAGCGTCTCGCCGAGCTGGGTGCTGCGCAGTTTCCGACCGAGCAGCAGCCGCTTGCTGATGTCGCCTAGAGCAGGAGTCACACCGGTGATGTTAGAGGGCCCCTGAGGTCGGTGTAGCGTCTATCCCTGCCGAACCGAGCAGCAGGC includes:
- a CDS encoding TRAM domain-containing protein, with the translated sequence MTDNGDSLVGTVVELEVGPVAHGGHCVARHEGQVVFVRHALPGELVHARITEQTAKYLRADAVQVLTPSPQRIEPPCPYAGPGLCGGCDFQHANIVEQRRLKATVVSDTLRRIGGIERTVVMESPGDDGLGWRTRMRYAVVDGRPGMYAHRSHDLVPIEECLIAHPGTPDVLSSRWPDVSSVQAVVSSEGKTAVLTDKDAGERLVEVVRGRRFLVEAGGFWQVHPAAPETLVDAVLSGLEPVAGEAALDLYSGVGLFAAFLAEAGCAVLAIEGDKDAVRNARRNLHDLDGVTLENGDVDRVLNTAAGQGLEHVDLVVLDPPRTGAGKDVVRRIAALGPRRVAYVACDPAALARDLKTFGQFGYGIASLRAFDLFGMTHHIECVAILEPVDSTDATPPARRVMGL
- a CDS encoding amino acid permease — encoded protein: MTPALGDISKRLLLGRKLRSTQLGETLLPKRIALPVFASDALSSVAYAPDEIFLTLSLAGLTALTISWKVAIVVALVMLVVVASYRQNVHAYPSGGGDYEVANVNLGPTAGLTVASALLVDYVLTVAVSISSAAQYAASAIPALEDNKVTAAVIAVLFLTTMNLRGVRESGAAFAVPTYIFMLAILGMAAFGFGRMLFGTLPNAETAALDLAPEDAFAQGAGGLAMAFLVLRAFSSGSAALTGVEAISNGVPAFKKPKSRNAATTLLLLGCISITMMMSVVALANVMKVRFAEDPSHQLLRDGVPVGDGYHQDPVIGQLAKGIFDHFSPGFYLVAAATGVILVLAANTAFNGFPVLGSILARDGYLPRQLHTRGDRLAFSNGIVILAAFAIFLIVAFDAEVTRLIQLYIVGVFVSFTISQTGMVRHWTRLLKDEQDPGKRARMMRSRVINAIGLTMTGVVLIIVLITKFLLGAYIAIIAMAVLFLLMKGIRRHYETVRKQMAAEGDEPLMLPSRVHSIVLVSKLHKPTLRALAFAKAARPYQLEAVTVDVDRDESDALQADWEARGIPIPLKRLASPYREITRPILQYVRDIRRQSPRDVVMVYIPEYVVGHWWEHFLHNQSALRLKGRLLFTPGVMVTSVPYQLLSSQGAEERQDRVERVAGQVRRGARKTTGDR